From the Candidatus Saccharimonadaceae bacterium ML1 genome, one window contains:
- a CDS encoding PilN domain-containing protein produces the protein MINLLPPNDRRQLAAARTNTLLVRYVVVLPILIIAMIAEMGAVYFFMNSIQTNNRRVIAENETQAARYADVKKKGSEYKKNLLVAKSILDTQFPYTAVLTAIAQALPEGASIEQIAIDAQKLNTPSEIKMRVQSYQQAVDVKNILQKIKVNSKLLFSDAKIQITNYGDYYEATYNVTFSKEILP, from the coding sequence ATGATCAATTTACTGCCGCCTAACGATCGCCGCCAGCTCGCAGCGGCGCGCACGAATACGCTGCTTGTGCGCTATGTTGTCGTTTTACCGATTTTAATCATCGCAATGATCGCCGAGATGGGCGCCGTGTACTTTTTCATGAACTCTATACAAACGAACAACCGCCGCGTCATCGCCGAGAACGAAACGCAAGCAGCACGCTACGCCGATGTCAAGAAGAAAGGCAGCGAGTACAAAAAGAACCTGCTCGTCGCAAAATCAATCCTTGATACGCAGTTTCCATACACCGCAGTCCTGACCGCTATCGCGCAGGCGCTGCCCGAAGGCGCGTCGATCGAGCAAATTGCTATTGATGCGCAAAAGCTCAACACGCCAAGCGAAATCAAAATGCGCGTACAATCGTATCAGCAGGCCGTCGACGTCAAAAATATTCTGCAAAAAATCAAAGTTAATTCAAAATTACTCTTTTCCGACGCGAAAATCCAAATTACAAACTACGGCGATTACTATGAAGCAACGTACAACGTCACGTTTTCAAAGGAGATTTTACCGTGA
- the nudC gene encoding NADH pyrophosphatase: MTQATNPQSPLKLYKFCPKCGGDFTHRGGNHLQCEACEYSYFVNQAPTAGLVIFDEARRVMLAKRKFAPYKGTWQSVGGFVGLDESLEATAMREAKEELGVTVRIENFLGSFPEVYEFGGVAVPFLAIYFAARIVDGTPRPSDDVAAIGYFTREELTELDIPYPGLRKILMDYMKHPQ; the protein is encoded by the coding sequence ATGACCCAAGCCACTAACCCTCAATCGCCCCTCAAGCTATATAAATTTTGTCCGAAATGTGGCGGTGATTTCACGCACCGCGGTGGCAATCATTTGCAGTGCGAGGCGTGCGAATACAGCTATTTCGTCAATCAAGCGCCGACGGCTGGGCTAGTTATTTTTGATGAGGCGAGGCGGGTGATGCTCGCAAAGCGAAAATTCGCCCCATACAAAGGCACTTGGCAGTCGGTCGGCGGTTTCGTCGGCTTGGATGAGTCGCTGGAGGCGACGGCGATGCGCGAGGCCAAGGAGGAATTGGGCGTGACGGTGCGCATCGAAAATTTCCTCGGCAGCTTCCCCGAAGTTTACGAATTTGGCGGTGTGGCAGTACCGTTTTTGGCGATTTATTTTGCAGCAAGGATCGTTGATGGCACGCCACGACCAAGCGATGACGTAGCAGCGATTGGCTATTTTACGCGAGAAGAATTGACAGAGTTGGACATACCGTATCCAGGTTTACGCAAGATTTTGATGGATTATATGAAGCATCCGCAATAG
- a CDS encoding type II secretion system F family protein produces MAKFTYVATNARNASVRGSVEATDRAAAIEILTKQGLSPLDISQQKEGAARGFSAFGGKKVKNDDIVMFTRQLSAMISAGVPLLRGLSSQYKHTDSEALKTVLGGVIKDVESGAPLADALAKYPAVFNDVYVNMVRAGEAGGILDDILKRLALQQEKNASMRKKIKSAMTYPIVLLVIAITAFLGMMIFVIPQIGKMMQDLGGPDQQLPAITQVMLAISDVMVKYGLFILPVVVAGVVFLLRWLKTPKGRHIFHRVVLKIPAVGGIVKKVAVARFARTFSALMGSGAAVLEALEVTARAVGNVVYEDMLRDAAKQVENGKQLSTVIEKSDLFPPIVAQMLSVGEETGQTDVVLVKVADFYEEEVDVAIDGISSIIEPVMIVIMGGVIGLVAVSVMAPIAGLASSVKS; encoded by the coding sequence ATGGCAAAATTTACGTATGTCGCCACCAACGCGCGAAATGCAAGCGTGCGCGGTTCAGTCGAAGCAACCGACCGCGCCGCAGCGATTGAGATATTGACGAAACAAGGCTTGTCGCCGCTTGATATTAGCCAGCAAAAAGAGGGCGCGGCGCGCGGATTTAGCGCATTCGGCGGCAAAAAAGTCAAAAATGACGACATTGTCATGTTCACGCGGCAGCTAAGCGCGATGATTTCCGCCGGCGTTCCATTGCTACGCGGCTTATCGTCGCAATATAAGCATACCGACAGCGAAGCGCTCAAAACGGTACTCGGCGGCGTTATCAAAGACGTCGAAAGCGGCGCGCCGCTCGCCGATGCGCTCGCGAAATACCCAGCAGTCTTTAACGACGTTTACGTCAACATGGTGCGCGCCGGCGAGGCGGGCGGTATTCTCGACGACATTTTGAAACGCCTTGCCTTGCAGCAAGAAAAAAATGCTAGCATGCGCAAGAAAATCAAAAGCGCTATGACATATCCGATTGTTCTGCTCGTCATTGCAATTACCGCGTTCCTGGGCATGATGATTTTCGTCATTCCGCAAATCGGTAAAATGATGCAGGATCTAGGCGGCCCCGACCAGCAGCTGCCAGCGATTACGCAAGTAATGCTTGCTATTAGCGACGTCATGGTGAAATACGGGCTGTTTATTCTGCCGGTTGTTGTTGCCGGGGTTGTGTTTTTACTGCGCTGGCTCAAAACACCGAAAGGCCGCCATATTTTTCATCGCGTCGTGCTAAAAATTCCTGCCGTCGGCGGCATCGTGAAAAAGGTCGCCGTCGCGCGGTTTGCGCGCACATTTTCAGCACTCATGGGGTCGGGTGCGGCCGTACTGGAAGCGCTTGAAGTCACGGCGCGCGCTGTCGGCAACGTCGTATACGAGGACATGCTGCGCGATGCCGCTAAACAAGTCGAGAACGGCAAACAATTATCAACCGTCATTGAAAAAAGCGACTTGTTCCCGCCGATTGTCGCACAAATGCTCTCCGTCGGCGAAGAAACCGGCCAGACCGACGTCGTACTCGTCAAAGTCGCTGATTTTTACGAAGAAGAAGTCGACGTCGCGATTGACGGCATCAGTTCAATCATTGAGCCGGTCATGATCGTTATTATGGGCGGCGTAATCGGACTTGTCGCCGTCAGCGTCATGGCGCCGATCGCCGGACTGGCATCAAGCGTAAAAAGTTAA
- the aspS gene encoding aspartate--tRNA ligase — MKRTLTLNSTQAIGERATVAGWVHSRRDHGGLIFIDLRDHTGLLQLVFNPDQPQAFALAEELRDEFVISASGMVCERDEQLRNDKIPTGGVELVVDELRILNRAETLPIQPFADGNQAGEELRLKYRFLDLRRGKVQTMLKKRAEMYRLIHQYMDEREFLEVQTPILANSSPEGARDFLIPSRLHEGKFYALPQAPQQFKQLLMVGGVPRYYQLAACFRDEDPRADRLYGEFYQLDCEMSFVEDGEEVRREVEPLIKQLATDFAGKKLLSQDIPRIPYTEAMECYGSDKPDLRFGMELVELTGVFSKTEFGVFKNAECIKAICVPGGANLSRKQIDAFTAIAKSEGAGGLAYITVEQLPDSASLKSIDSVSIMSGLKSPILKFLSSEEIMSILEAIGAQSGDAIFFGADTRTTVNAVLGRLRNEFAAHFSLKDPNVVALAWIVDFPFYEWDDARKKLDFGHNPFSMPRGGGSALDAARTDQQRLEIVADQFDMVMNGYEICSGGVRNHNPAVLYKAFAALGYDRMYVDAKFGAMINAFKYGAPPHAGCAFGVDRILMELLGEQNVREVLAFPKNGNGIDAMMDSPSSIEPEQFKELGL; from the coding sequence ATGAAACGAACGCTTACTCTTAATTCTACCCAAGCAATCGGTGAACGCGCGACGGTTGCCGGCTGGGTGCATTCGCGGCGCGACCATGGCGGGCTAATTTTTATTGACTTGCGTGATCATACGGGGTTGCTGCAATTAGTGTTTAATCCCGACCAGCCGCAGGCATTTGCGTTGGCGGAAGAGCTGCGCGATGAATTTGTGATTTCTGCGAGTGGTATGGTGTGCGAACGCGACGAACAATTGCGCAATGATAAAATTCCGACAGGAGGCGTCGAATTGGTCGTCGACGAACTGAGAATTTTGAATCGCGCGGAGACATTACCGATTCAACCGTTTGCTGATGGCAACCAAGCCGGCGAAGAGCTGCGCTTGAAGTACCGTTTTCTTGATTTGCGCCGCGGCAAAGTTCAGACGATGCTAAAAAAACGAGCTGAGATGTACAGGCTCATTCACCAGTACATGGACGAACGCGAATTTCTGGAAGTACAAACGCCGATTTTGGCAAATTCTAGCCCTGAAGGCGCGCGCGATTTTTTGATTCCATCGCGCCTGCATGAAGGCAAGTTTTACGCTTTGCCGCAAGCGCCGCAGCAATTTAAACAATTACTAATGGTCGGCGGCGTGCCGCGCTATTATCAATTAGCGGCCTGTTTTCGCGATGAAGATCCGCGAGCCGACCGCTTGTACGGCGAATTTTATCAACTGGACTGCGAAATGAGTTTTGTCGAGGATGGCGAAGAAGTTCGGCGTGAAGTCGAGCCGCTCATCAAGCAGCTGGCGACCGATTTTGCCGGCAAAAAACTGCTGAGCCAGGATATTCCGCGCATTCCGTATACGGAGGCGATGGAGTGCTACGGTTCTGACAAGCCGGATTTGCGTTTCGGCATGGAGTTGGTTGAGCTGACGGGCGTGTTCAGCAAGACTGAATTTGGCGTGTTTAAGAATGCTGAGTGTATAAAAGCGATTTGCGTGCCGGGCGGCGCGAACTTGAGCCGCAAGCAGATTGATGCGTTTACTGCGATCGCGAAGAGCGAAGGTGCGGGCGGTCTGGCGTATATTACTGTTGAGCAGCTGCCGGATAGCGCAAGCCTCAAATCTATTGATTCGGTGAGTATTATGAGCGGGCTGAAGTCGCCGATCCTCAAGTTTTTGTCGTCTGAGGAGATCATGAGTATACTTGAAGCGATTGGCGCACAGTCGGGCGATGCTATCTTCTTCGGTGCTGACACCCGCACCACTGTTAACGCTGTCCTTGGACGGTTGCGCAATGAATTTGCCGCGCACTTTAGTTTGAAAGATCCGAATGTCGTTGCGCTCGCCTGGATCGTTGATTTTCCATTTTACGAGTGGGATGACGCTCGCAAGAAGCTTGATTTTGGGCACAATCCGTTCAGCATGCCGCGCGGCGGCGGATCGGCATTAGACGCGGCGAGAACTGATCAGCAGCGCTTGGAAATAGTTGCCGACCAGTTCGACATGGTGATGAACGGCTATGAGATTTGCTCGGGCGGCGTGCGCAATCACAATCCGGCAGTGCTCTACAAAGCCTTTGCGGCGCTCGGTTATGATCGTATGTACGTTGATGCGAAATTCGGTGCTATGATCAACGCTTTCAAGTACGGTGCGCCGCCGCATGCGGGTTGTGCCTTCGGCGTCGATCGGATATTGATGGAACTACTCGGGGAGCAGAACGTGCGCGAAGTTCTGGCCTTTCCGAAAAACGGCAACGGTATTGATGCCATGATGGACTCGCCAAGCAGCATCGAGCCAGAGCAGTTCAAGGAATTAGGGCTGTAG
- a CDS encoding pilus assembly protein PilM, protein MPHLFYKNKPLIGLDVSQTGIKVMSINQKRSLIQGYGSLDLDPAKTQTSLDDENDNYLLDSLRSLLEQNIVGTVSSDHVVVGIPTSRTFSRAFSVPANDESHIKGAVQVEVERYIPMPADSLYIDYQIVKKTKEKIIVVLAAAQKSVVDSVLKTVRDAGLLPVAIEPSINATARVLTSTEEGHLATLIVDIGTTSTDIAVLDEGAIRITGSASVGGNSFTLDISSKLGISLEKAHQYKVLNGLSSGPQREKIETALTPSLKKIANEMRKVIRYYSERLVDERTIEQIVIVGGGANVPGIGDFFTNELVMPARVASPWQNFDFGNLQKPNRQFRPRYIAVAGLASVSPAEVWG, encoded by the coding sequence ATGCCACATTTATTTTATAAAAATAAACCGCTGATCGGTCTGGATGTGAGCCAGACTGGTATTAAAGTAATGTCGATCAACCAAAAACGGTCGCTTATTCAAGGCTACGGCTCGCTTGATCTTGATCCCGCCAAAACGCAAACGTCGCTAGACGACGAGAATGATAATTACCTGCTTGACAGCCTGCGTTCGCTGCTTGAGCAAAATATTGTCGGCACTGTATCGTCAGATCATGTCGTTGTCGGCATTCCAACGAGCCGTACGTTTTCGCGCGCTTTCAGCGTGCCGGCAAACGACGAATCGCATATCAAAGGCGCGGTGCAAGTCGAAGTTGAACGCTATATTCCGATGCCCGCCGATTCGCTTTACATTGATTACCAAATCGTCAAAAAAACCAAAGAGAAAATTATCGTCGTGCTCGCTGCCGCGCAGAAATCAGTCGTTGATAGCGTGCTAAAAACCGTACGCGACGCCGGGCTATTGCCGGTCGCAATTGAACCAAGCATCAACGCAACCGCACGCGTTCTCACTTCGACCGAAGAAGGACACTTGGCAACGCTCATCGTTGATATCGGCACGACCAGCACCGACATCGCCGTGCTTGACGAAGGCGCGATTCGTATCACCGGATCGGCAAGCGTTGGCGGCAACTCGTTCACGCTTGATATCTCGTCGAAGCTTGGCATTTCGCTCGAAAAAGCTCATCAGTACAAAGTCTTGAACGGTTTATCGTCCGGTCCGCAGCGCGAGAAAATCGAAACCGCGCTGACGCCCAGCCTCAAGAAAATCGCCAATGAAATGCGCAAGGTGATCCGCTACTATAGCGAGCGCCTCGTCGACGAGCGCACGATTGAGCAAATCGTCATCGTCGGCGGCGGCGCAAACGTACCTGGTATCGGCGATTTCTTCACAAACGAACTTGTCATGCCGGCGCGCGTCGCTAGCCCGTGGCAGAACTTCGATTTCGGTAATTTGCAAAAGCCGAACCGCCAGTTCCGCCCGCGCTACATCGCGGTCGCCGGACTTGCCAGCGTATCGCCCGCGGAGGTGTGGGGATGA
- a CDS encoding PRC domain-containing protein has translation MIILGSNLNHAPVVSIQTSGEVARTERAIIDPADLRVLAYSVTGALLPKTPQLMRIADVRELSSMGFIVDSIDEFIAPDDVVSLQKIYDLQFDLLGMRVIDQRRHKLGKIIDFTIDTNTFLVQQLTVKRPLFRSLNDTELLVHRSQIIEINNDEIVVHSETKVPEPELHEVVGSYVNPFRKAHPAKQPINEKE, from the coding sequence ATGATTATCCTCGGATCAAACCTCAACCACGCACCCGTCGTCAGCATTCAGACGAGCGGCGAAGTTGCCCGCACGGAGCGCGCAATTATTGATCCGGCCGATCTGCGCGTACTTGCCTACTCTGTGACGGGCGCATTGCTACCGAAGACACCGCAGCTGATGCGTATTGCCGACGTGCGCGAGCTGAGCAGCATGGGATTTATTGTTGATTCAATTGATGAATTTATTGCGCCAGACGACGTCGTAAGTCTACAGAAGATTTACGATTTGCAATTTGACTTGCTCGGTATGCGCGTGATTGATCAACGACGGCATAAGCTCGGCAAAATCATCGACTTCACTATCGACACGAATACGTTTTTAGTGCAGCAGCTTACCGTCAAGCGGCCGCTGTTTCGCAGCCTAAACGACACGGAATTACTCGTGCACCGCTCGCAAATTATTGAGATCAACAACGACGAAATCGTCGTGCATAGCGAGACCAAAGTGCCCGAGCCCGAGCTGCACGAAGTGGTCGGCAGCTACGTTAATCCGTTCCGCAAGGCGCATCCCGCCAAACAGCCGATCAATGAGAAAGAATAA
- a CDS encoding Secretion system protein E encodes MRILNHTVVKILKRYRIATDEQLQPLLDEAERSGRSLQDVVLDAKLVSETELTKLFADYADIPYVEIDPRDIPSEVLNRIPERIARQYNAVIFQVDEDGLVHLAMDDPDDVQATNFIEKQVGGNIRIYIASHDNILQCLENYRGDVNQELNEVIDVQREDDGSDQQVSEADVAEDSPIAQTVNLLLEYAIRSQASDIHIEPRENFVQVRYRIDGVLKEVNQLPRNVLGALVSRIKILSNLKIDERRVPQDGRFKIKVAGKQYALRVSTLPIADGEKVVMRVLDESNQAISLEQLGYWGRSLAIINSAIAEPNGMILVTGPTGSGKSTSLFSVLNMLNTPDVNISTIEDPVEYKIPGVNQTQTNAKAGMTFASGLRALLRQDPNIIMVGEIRDGETANLGVQAALTGHLVFSTLHTNNAATCLPRLLDMGIEPFLIASTVKAVVGQRLVRRLCMNCRQAYAPEQNEINEIVKLFNLKPGQTFAYIHELELQAIQQKVGGDTPLGTSEQTIMQLWRANPEGCDECGHTGFKGRVGIYEVLDMSREIQTMITKNATSDEIQDQAISEGMITMQADGLVKTLRGNTTLDEVLRVTRES; translated from the coding sequence ATGAGAATTTTGAATCACACCGTCGTGAAAATTTTGAAGCGCTACCGCATCGCGACCGACGAACAGCTGCAGCCATTGCTCGACGAAGCGGAGCGTTCGGGGCGCTCGCTGCAAGACGTCGTGCTTGACGCGAAATTAGTGTCCGAAACCGAACTCACTAAACTATTCGCCGATTACGCTGATATTCCGTACGTCGAAATCGACCCGCGCGACATTCCGAGCGAAGTGCTCAACCGGATTCCTGAGCGAATCGCGCGGCAATACAACGCCGTTATTTTCCAAGTTGATGAAGACGGTTTGGTGCATTTGGCGATGGACGACCCTGACGACGTGCAGGCGACCAATTTCATCGAAAAGCAAGTCGGCGGCAATATTCGCATTTATATCGCATCGCATGATAATATTCTGCAGTGTTTAGAAAATTACCGCGGCGACGTCAATCAAGAACTCAACGAAGTAATCGACGTCCAGCGTGAAGACGACGGCTCGGATCAGCAAGTATCCGAAGCTGATGTCGCCGAAGACTCGCCGATCGCTCAGACCGTTAATCTGCTGCTTGAATATGCTATTCGTTCGCAGGCATCAGACATTCACATCGAGCCGCGCGAAAATTTCGTGCAGGTACGCTATCGTATCGATGGCGTGTTAAAAGAAGTCAACCAACTGCCGCGCAACGTACTCGGCGCACTTGTTAGCCGCATAAAAATATTGTCTAACCTCAAAATTGATGAACGCCGCGTACCGCAGGATGGACGCTTTAAGATCAAAGTTGCCGGCAAACAGTACGCGCTGCGCGTCAGCACCCTGCCGATTGCCGACGGCGAAAAAGTCGTCATGCGCGTATTAGACGAATCAAACCAAGCAATTAGCCTAGAACAGCTCGGCTATTGGGGGCGCTCGCTCGCGATTATCAACAGCGCTATCGCCGAGCCAAACGGCATGATTCTCGTAACCGGTCCGACTGGCAGCGGCAAATCAACCAGCTTGTTCAGCGTACTAAATATGCTCAATACGCCTGATGTAAATATCTCAACGATAGAAGATCCGGTCGAGTACAAAATTCCCGGCGTCAACCAAACACAGACCAACGCTAAAGCGGGCATGACGTTCGCAAGCGGACTGCGCGCCCTGCTCCGCCAAGACCCTAACATCATCATGGTCGGCGAGATTCGCGACGGCGAAACAGCAAACCTCGGCGTACAAGCAGCACTTACCGGACACTTAGTATTTTCGACGCTTCACACCAACAACGCCGCAACCTGTCTGCCGCGCTTACTTGACATGGGAATTGAGCCGTTTTTAATCGCAAGCACCGTCAAAGCAGTTGTTGGGCAGCGGCTAGTACGGCGATTATGCATGAACTGCCGACAAGCATATGCGCCCGAGCAAAACGAGATTAACGAAATCGTGAAATTATTTAACCTCAAACCAGGACAAACGTTCGCCTACATTCACGAACTTGAGCTGCAAGCTATCCAGCAAAAAGTCGGCGGCGACACGCCGCTCGGCACAAGCGAACAAACCATCATGCAGCTGTGGCGCGCTAATCCTGAGGGCTGCGACGAGTGCGGACACACCGGATTCAAAGGGCGCGTCGGCATTTACGAAGTGCTTGATATGAGCCGCGAAATCCAAACGATGATTACAAAAAACGCGACAAGCGACGAGATTCAAGATCAAGCAATTAGCGAAGGTATGATTACAATGCAGGCAGACGGTTTAGTAAAAACATTGCGCGGCAATACAACGCTCGACGAAGTGCTGCGCGTCACGAGGGAGTCGTAA
- a CDS encoding DUF4054 domain-containing protein: MSSWTNKDFETYTQSDWELIKSVKNLADNNLDNSAVLESANEIALAIFGMLCVRRHKKGSEGADGLGMALQEYTGTVLGYSKGSKNDGWADEYAKSIDQFIRFGKKKFNQRS; this comes from the coding sequence ATGTCAAGCTGGACTAACAAAGATTTTGAAACATACACGCAATCCGATTGGGAACTTATTAAATCAGTGAAGAATCTTGCCGATAATAATCTTGACAATTCTGCCGTCTTGGAATCTGCAAATGAAATAGCGCTAGCGATTTTCGGCATGCTGTGCGTGCGGCGGCACAAAAAGGGCAGCGAGGGCGCAGACGGACTTGGAATGGCGCTTCAAGAATATACTGGCACTGTCTTAGGGTACAGCAAGGGCAGCAAGAACGACGGCTGGGCGGACGAATACGCAAAATCGATTGACCAATTTATACGTTTCGGCAAAAAGAAATTTAACCAAAGATCGTAA
- a CDS encoding type II secretion system GspH family protein, with product MKRNGFTVIELLVVIAVLGVGCWLFFSEKMKLDAVQRDNQRKVAINAMYYSLEEYYYAKFGYYPQTIDSKTLRTVDPELFTDPTGIKFGKSGADYSYNSTGCSTDGKCTGYTLLSTMEREGDYRKQNREHKS from the coding sequence ATGAAACGAAACGGGTTCACTGTTATTGAGCTGCTCGTCGTCATCGCTGTGCTTGGCGTTGGCTGCTGGCTTTTTTTTAGCGAAAAAATGAAACTAGATGCCGTCCAGCGCGACAATCAACGCAAGGTCGCTATCAACGCTATGTACTACAGCCTTGAAGAGTACTACTACGCTAAATTCGGCTATTACCCGCAAACGATTGACAGCAAAACGCTGCGCACCGTTGATCCGGAATTATTTACCGACCCGACTGGTATTAAGTTCGGCAAAAGCGGCGCGGACTACAGTTACAATTCAACCGGCTGCTCCACCGACGGAAAGTGCACCGGCTACACGCTGCTCAGTACGATGGAGCGCGAAGGCGACTACCGCAAACAAAACCGCGAGCACAAAAGCTAA
- the recA gene encoding Protein RecA: MAKKTDAKTPTQKPTADEGKLKALGLAMDQITKQFGDGSIMRLGEAKKVDVELLPSGSLSLDIALGGGYPKGRIIEIYGPESSGKTTLTLHAIAEMQKQGGTAAFIDAEHALDPAYAKKLGVDTDNLLVSQPDNGEQALEICETLVRSNAVDLIVVDSVAALVPQAEIDGDMGDSHMGLQARLMSQALRKLTGIINKSKATVIFINQIRMKIGVMFGNPETTTGGNALKFYASVRADIRRIGQIKEGDNVIGNRTRVKIVKNKIAPPFRVAEFDIMYNEGISKTGDVLDLAVQYGVVGKAGAWFDYNDVKIGQGREQAKKYLKEHPDVLAEIDNKVRKKVKEAEENV; encoded by the coding sequence ATGGCGAAGAAAACCGACGCAAAGACACCGACACAGAAACCAACGGCAGACGAGGGCAAGCTAAAAGCACTGGGGCTTGCGATGGATCAGATTACCAAGCAGTTCGGCGACGGCTCAATCATGCGGCTGGGCGAGGCGAAAAAAGTTGATGTCGAGTTGTTACCGAGCGGCAGTTTAAGTTTAGATATTGCGCTCGGCGGCGGCTACCCGAAGGGGCGGATTATTGAGATTTATGGTCCGGAATCAAGCGGTAAAACTACGCTGACGCTTCATGCTATTGCCGAGATGCAAAAACAGGGCGGTACAGCAGCGTTTATTGACGCGGAGCACGCGCTCGACCCGGCGTATGCCAAAAAATTAGGCGTCGATACCGACAACTTGCTCGTGTCGCAGCCAGACAATGGCGAGCAGGCGCTAGAAATCTGCGAAACGTTAGTGCGCTCTAACGCAGTTGATCTTATTGTTGTGGATTCGGTGGCGGCGCTTGTGCCGCAGGCGGAAATTGATGGCGATATGGGCGATTCGCATATGGGATTACAGGCGCGGCTGATGAGCCAAGCGTTGCGCAAACTGACCGGTATTATCAACAAGTCGAAAGCGACGGTAATCTTCATCAACCAGATCCGTATGAAAATTGGCGTGATGTTCGGCAATCCTGAGACGACGACTGGCGGTAACGCACTGAAATTTTACGCGTCGGTGCGCGCAGATATTCGCCGGATCGGACAAATCAAAGAGGGCGATAACGTCATCGGCAACCGTACGCGCGTGAAGATCGTGAAGAATAAAATTGCACCGCCGTTCCGCGTGGCAGAATTTGATATCATGTACAATGAGGGCATTTCAAAAACTGGCGACGTACTTGATCTGGCGGTACAATACGGCGTAGTTGGCAAAGCTGGCGCGTGGTTTGATTACAATGACGTAAAAATTGGGCAGGGGCGCGAACAGGCCAAAAAGTATCTAAAAGAGCATCCGGATGTGCTGGCAGAGATAGATAATAAAGTACGGAAAAAAGTGAAGGAAGCAGAGGAGAACGTCTGA
- the recX gene encoding Regulatory protein RecX has product MEHDPPKTHKLTALSAQIRNPDRVNVSVDGKYRFSLDISQVADLGVKVGQCVTAAELTELEAESQFGKLYARTLEYCLARPHSVHEVRDYLQRKTLARRYKSRRTGQIKEHSGVDRSVADRVLVRLREKGYVDDEEFARWWVENRNIIKGTSKRKLSSELAAKGVDRILIDRVLAESDRSDLQELTKIIAKKRRRYPDEQKFIAYLARQGFSYDDIKQALQNNDV; this is encoded by the coding sequence ATGGAGCATGACCCGCCAAAAACGCATAAACTCACCGCACTATCCGCTCAAATTCGCAATCCTGACCGCGTGAATGTCTCGGTCGACGGGAAATACCGATTTAGCCTGGATATTTCGCAGGTAGCAGATCTAGGCGTGAAAGTCGGACAGTGCGTCACGGCGGCGGAATTGACGGAGTTAGAAGCCGAAAGCCAGTTCGGTAAATTGTATGCGCGCACGCTTGAGTATTGCCTCGCCAGACCGCATTCGGTGCACGAAGTGCGTGATTATCTACAGCGAAAAACGCTGGCGCGGCGCTACAAATCACGGCGTACCGGGCAAATAAAAGAGCACTCTGGCGTCGATCGATCTGTAGCTGACCGCGTTTTGGTGCGGCTACGCGAAAAAGGTTATGTCGACGATGAAGAATTTGCGCGCTGGTGGGTTGAAAATCGTAATATCATAAAAGGTACGTCGAAGCGAAAGTTATCAAGCGAGCTTGCTGCTAAAGGCGTTGATCGCATACTTATTGATCGCGTCCTTGCCGAATCGGATCGCAGTGATTTGCAGGAGCTCACTAAAATTATCGCCAAAAAACGCCGCCGTTACCCAGACGAGCAAAAATTTATCGCGTATTTGGCGCGGCAAGGTTTCAGCTACGACGACATCAAGCAAGCGCTGCAGAATAATGACGTTTAG